The DNA sequence TTGACAGCAAAATATGCCGGGGATATATTTAGAGCAGATCTCGGAATAAACCAGGCCGGCCGGCGGCCTTTTTAAGGTGGCGGAAGCGACAGGTGAAAAAAGAGCAGTTGTTCAAGGCGGCGGGAATCATTGCGGGAGCTTCGATTTTGAGCAAGATCTTGGGCTTTTTCCGGGAGACGGCCCTGGCCGCCGTTTTTGGAGCGACGCGGGCGACCGATGCCTACCTCGTGGCCTCAATCATCCCCTGGATGCTCTTTTCTGTCGTCAGCATGGCTTTAACAACCACCCTGATTCCTGTTTTTACTCACCGTGTCCACGAAGAAGGGGAGGAGGCAGGCCGGCGCTTTATTAACACGCTGCTTAACTTTGTTTTCATTTTTTGCCTGGTGATGGTGGGACTGGGGCTGCTGGGAACCCCTTTGATGATCCGGTTGGTAGCTCCGGGCTTTCAAGGAGAAACCTTTGAGCTGGCCGTTTCCCTGACCCGGGTGCTCCTTCCCATGATGATCTTCTTCGGTTTGGCTGCAATAGTAACTGGGTACCTGCAAGGGCAGGAAAAGTTCACCTGGCCTGCGATTGTAGGGATTCCCTTCAATATCATCATGATTTTAGCGATTCTTTTCGGCGGGAAATACTTCGGAATCACGGCCGCGGCGGTGGGAACCGTCCTGGCCACGCTGAGCCAGTTGCTGGTGATGGCGCCGGGGTTAAAAAGAACCCGTTTTCAGTACAGGTTTCTTTTAGACTGGCGCGATCCCGGTTTTCGACAGGTCGGGAAACTGATCGTCCCCATCCTTCTTGCGACGGGGGCCGGCCAGCTCGGTTTAATTGTGGACCGGATGCTGGCCTCGCAGCTTGCGGAAGGAAGCATTGCGGCCTTAAATTTCGGGAGCCGGCTCACCCAACTCCCTTTGGGAATTTTTGTGATGGCGGTAACTACCGTTCTCTATCCCACCTTTTCCCGGTGTGCGGCGGCCCGGGATTTTCCTGGCCTGCGCCGCGCCCTGGTCGGAGGGGTCCGGATCAGCCTCTTCCTCACCATCCCAATGGCCGTTGGTTTAATCATACTCAGGGAGCCCATCGTGCGGGTCCTTTTTGAGCGGGGCGCCTTTGACCCCCCTGCCACTGCCATGACCGCGTACGCCGTTCTCTTTTTTGGAATCGGGCTCATACCGATGGCACTAAGAGATGTGATCAGCCGGGTCTACTTCGGGCTGCAGGATACCGTGACTCCCATGCTGCTTGGCTTGGGTGCGGTTGCCGTGAATATTGTTCTGAATTTCCTGTTGATTAAACCTCTCGCCCACGGCGGGCTCGCTCTGGCAACCTCCCTGGCCTCGTTTTTTGCGGTTATGGTTCTCTTTGAATTTTTAAGGCGGCGGCTCGGGGGTCTGGGTGGTAAAGAAATCTTAGATTGCGCCTGGCGTGTGAGCGTTGCCGCCGGAGTGATGGGTTTCGGAGTTGCCGGGATCTGGAGCGTTCTTGGCAGCTTCGGTACAAGCCGGGGCTTTTTTGCAGAGGCGGGCGCCCTTGCCCTCGCGATCGGCGCGGGCGCCGGAATCTACGGGCTCACCTCCTTTTTCCTGGGTTTGCCAGAAGTAGGTCTTTTCCTCGATTTTGGCCGGCGTGCCGGGGGACGCATCCTTTCCTTTAACGGGCGGTTCATCCGGTCCGCGAACCGCTGTTCACGTTCGCACCCTTAAGAGATGTTGTTAAGCTGAAGCAGTTTCATCAGCCTTGGTGCGGGAAGCCCTGCCTTTTCAGGGGTAGGGAGGAAGTCACTTAGCGGATTGCGGCGGGAGCCGCGGTTTCTTTTGATTTTCGGAGGCTGATGAAGCGGTCCTTGAGTTTCTGCATCACGAGAGGCATCGTGGTGTACTCCATTTCGTCTAAATGGAGGCGGTGCGGTTCGAAGGGCCCCAGGCGGCGGATGTAATCGGCGATGGTGTTGGCCAGTTCCCGCGCCCGGTCGAAGGCAGGATCGGCAAAAAGGTCAAGGGGACCGACCAGCTTTCCTTCATTGAGCTGAAATCCCAGGGCAATCACGCGGGGTGGGCCGTCAAAACGCGTCGGGTGGGCATCTGCAAGACCAACGGGCATCAAGGGGCCGCTGTGGGAACCCCGCATCCAGCCGGAAACCAGGTGAGGGCAAGCGAAAGGCTCTAAAACCTCTCCTACTGCCGGAAACCCGCTCTGGCACCGGATGATGCAAACCGGATCGTCCTTGCCGACATAGCGCCCGGCCATCAGGTTGAGCCTTTGGGTGCTGGAGACCGCGGCGATTTCTCCTGTTTCTTTGTGAAAAATTCTTTTGATGCAGTACCGTCCGGGCGCCCCGATAAAGACCAGCATGTCGTAGATTTCTTCGGGGGCGGAGAAGGTGATCTTCTTGCCCTCAATCAGGTCCCTGACTTCGAAGTTGAACCCGCAGTGCATTTTGGGGTCAATCACGAGGCCGATGGTGTTGAAGGGATCGGCAAAGATCTTATAGAGCGGCAGGTTCCAGGCCCCCGGCTCCGTTTTATCGGCCATCAGGATTATAACCGGTTCACTCGCCCTTTCTTCAAACTGCATTTCTGCAATTCCGGGACCCATCCCTTTGATGTTTCCGGAAAAGGCATCGGCCAGGAGATCCTGCCCGGCCCCGTAGAGTTTTAATTTTTTGGCGACTTCAGTGCAGGCGACGAAAACATTCCAGGCAAGCTCATGTATTTCGCCGTTGTTTCGCCCGGCTTCATGGGTAATGATCAGGTTGATGTCATCTCCCACGTGGGTTACGTAAGAATCGATCACCAAGGGATTCCCCGCGAGTAACCCGCGCGCTTTTTCAAGGAGTTCGGGGTGAACATTGGAATGACCGACGAAACCGCCTACATCTGCCTTGATTACGGAAAGTGTTATCATCTTCCCCATTTTTGTCCTCCCCTCCGATTGTGTTACACTATTTCTATAATATGATGTTATATTATTAACTACGACATTTGGATCTGTTATCCTTCATTATTTTATAAAAAAATCTAGCCGAGAGAATTTTTACTTAATCAGGTAATAACAGGCTTCGACCTCCTCGGGGTCAGCCGCCTCCAGGCGGTTTTGTAAATCGGAAAGGGTTTCCCGCGTTACTCGTCCGGGGTGAGAGCCCAGGATGCGGCGGCAAACGGTTCTGGTTGCCTGGGATTCCTGGTGCTGTTCGACAAAGGCAAGGATTTGTTCGATCATGCGGCCTTGATCCATATCGCTTCCTCCTTTTCCGGGTGTTCGTTATTTTCCTTATTTTACCCCACCCAACCCTTTTTCTTGCACTTGTTTTGAGCCCTTTCTTTTTGCCATAATAGCATGGGGACGTTTTTAGGCAAGGAAGGTGTGTTCATGCAGCCCTTGATTTTAGTTGTAGACGACGATCATAAGATAACCGCTCTCCTGCGGCGCAGTTTGCACCATGCAGGATACCGGGTACGGGAGGCGCACGGCGGCTGGGAGGCTCTGGAGGCTGCTGCTGCGGTAAAGCCCGATCTGGTAATCCTTGACCTGATGCTGCCCGATCTCGACGGTCTCGAGGTTTGCCGCCGCCTGCGGGGGGAGGGGGATGCCTTGATTTTGCTCCTCACTGCGAGAGACGAGGTTTCCGACCGCGTTCGGGGTCTGGACAGCGGGGCGGACGATTATCTGGTCAAGCCTTTTGTGCTTGAAGAACTCCTTGCGCGGGTGCGTGCTCTTTTACGGCGCCGTTGTCCTGAAACAGACAGGGTACTCTCCTTTTCCGACCTGAGTTTAAACCCGGCCACCCGGGAAGTGCGCCGGGGTGCAAGACTCCTGGATCTTACAAACAAAGAGTACGAGCTTTTGCTTTTGTTTCTTTCAAACCCGCGCCGTGTGCTGTCGAAGGACGAGATCATGGAAAAGATCTGGGGTTACGATTACAGCGGGGAATCCAACGTCCTGGAGGTTTACATCGGCTACCTGCGAAATAAATTGGAAAGCAGCGGAGAAAAGCGTCTTCTTTATACGGTGCGTGGGGTCGGATATGTCCTCAAAGATTAAGGGATGCACCAAAAATTTAAAAAAAAGGAGGGATCCCTTTGCTTTCCTTGAGGTCGCGCCTCACCCTTTACTACAGCAGTGTTCTGGCCTTAATTCTTTTTTTGTTTGGGCTTGGTCTTTACGGGGGGATGGAACGTTACCTGGCAAGACAGACAGATGCAATCCTTGTGGAGAAGGCCCAGGAGGTTGTTAACTCATTAAGACCCCGGGGCCCTTTACGCCAATGGATTGTGTTGCCTAAT is a window from the Bacillota bacterium genome containing:
- the murJ gene encoding murein biosynthesis integral membrane protein MurJ, with the protein product MKKEQLFKAAGIIAGASILSKILGFFRETALAAVFGATRATDAYLVASIIPWMLFSVVSMALTTTLIPVFTHRVHEEGEEAGRRFINTLLNFVFIFCLVMVGLGLLGTPLMIRLVAPGFQGETFELAVSLTRVLLPMMIFFGLAAIVTGYLQGQEKFTWPAIVGIPFNIIMILAILFGGKYFGITAAAVGTVLATLSQLLVMAPGLKRTRFQYRFLLDWRDPGFRQVGKLIVPILLATGAGQLGLIVDRMLASQLAEGSIAALNFGSRLTQLPLGIFVMAVTTVLYPTFSRCAAARDFPGLRRALVGGVRISLFLTIPMAVGLIILREPIVRVLFERGAFDPPATAMTAYAVLFFGIGLIPMALRDVISRVYFGLQDTVTPMLLGLGAVAVNIVLNFLLIKPLAHGGLALATSLASFFAVMVLFEFLRRRLGGLGGKEILDCAWRVSVAAGVMGFGVAGIWSVLGSFGTSRGFFAEAGALALAIGAGAGIYGLTSFFLGLPEVGLFLDFGRRAGGRILSFNGRFIRSANRCSRSHP
- the fbp gene encoding fructose-1,6-bisphosphate aldolase/phosphatase, which gives rise to MGKMITLSVIKADVGGFVGHSNVHPELLEKARGLLAGNPLVIDSYVTHVGDDINLIITHEAGRNNGEIHELAWNVFVACTEVAKKLKLYGAGQDLLADAFSGNIKGMGPGIAEMQFEERASEPVIILMADKTEPGAWNLPLYKIFADPFNTIGLVIDPKMHCGFNFEVRDLIEGKKITFSAPEEIYDMLVFIGAPGRYCIKRIFHKETGEIAAVSSTQRLNLMAGRYVGKDDPVCIIRCQSGFPAVGEVLEPFACPHLVSGWMRGSHSGPLMPVGLADAHPTRFDGPPRVIALGFQLNEGKLVGPLDLFADPAFDRARELANTIADYIRRLGPFEPHRLHLDEMEYTTMPLVMQKLKDRFISLRKSKETAAPAAIR
- a CDS encoding response regulator transcription factor, which produces MQPLILVVDDDHKITALLRRSLHHAGYRVREAHGGWEALEAAAAVKPDLVILDLMLPDLDGLEVCRRLRGEGDALILLLTARDEVSDRVRGLDSGADDYLVKPFVLEELLARVRALLRRRCPETDRVLSFSDLSLNPATREVRRGARLLDLTNKEYELLLLFLSNPRRVLSKDEIMEKIWGYDYSGESNVLEVYIGYLRNKLESSGEKRLLYTVRGVGYVLKD